The following proteins are co-located in the Diorhabda carinulata isolate Delta chromosome 4, icDioCari1.1, whole genome shotgun sequence genome:
- the LOC130892446 gene encoding uncharacterized protein LOC130892446, translated as MASKKRQQWDEHDMRQAIENVQDHSMGFKLAAKTFNVPKTTLRRRLAKQDSSKGNLGGRTAIFSKAIEEEIAGYIIDMETRFFGLTSKDLRRMVFEVAEKNKIEHRFNRETKMAGWKWVRGFLKRNPRISLRSPESISLARAQAFNKPNIQAYFNALSNTLEQYNFPPENIFNMDESGLTTVQKKCQKIYASKGRKQVGALSSAERGQHVTVVCAMNVMGTYIPPALIYPRQRMNDELMNGAPVGSIAFVQEKGWMTSEIFCRWLKHFVKYTKASNNNKVLLLLDGHSSHKSLESLQFAKENGVIVFCFPAHCSHHVQPLDVGFFRPLHTYFDQEIQLWLRQNPGKAVTQFKIAGLLNQAYLKSAVPSNAINSFQKTGIHPFNPHVFEDWQFAPALATDKQIPEAQGDIIENQMELEIQTPSTSGLNMSSSSVLDISVKEICPPPQTVAIGTDKKNAEEGEKLVI; from the coding sequence ATGGCATCCAAAAAAAGACAACAGTGGGACGAGCATGATATGCGACAGGCTATTGAGAACGTACAAGATCACAGTATGGGCTTTAAGTTGGCTGCAAAGACCTTCAATGTTCCCAAAACAACTTTGCGAAGGCGTTTGGCTAAACAGGACAGTTCCAAGGGTAATTTGGGAGGACGAACCGCAATTTTCTCTAAAGCCATCGAAGAGGAGATTGCaggatatattattgatatggaAACACGTTTTTTTGGTTTAACCTCTAAAGATTTGCGGCGGATGGTATTCGAAGTagccgaaaaaaataaaatagagcatCGTTTCAATCGTGAAACAAAAATGGCAGGTTGGAAATGGGTGAGGGGATTCCTGAAGCGCAATCCACGAATTTCTTTGCGTAGTCCAGAAAGTATATCATTAGCTAGAGCCCAGGCTTTTAACAAGCCTAATATTCAAGCCTATTTCAATGCACTATCTAACACTCTGGAGCAGTACAACTTTCCtcccgaaaatatatttaatatggatgagtCAGGTTTGACTACGGTccaaaagaaatgtcaaaaaatttacgcTTCAAAAGGTCGGAAGCAAGTTGGTGCACTCAGCAGTGCAGAGCGTGGGCAGCACGTGACCGTAGTGTGCGCAATGAATGTCATGGGCACTTACATCCCTCCTGCTCTTATTTACCCTCGTCAAAGGATGAACGATGAGCTTATGAACGGTGCTCCCGTTGGTAGCATAGCTTTCGTACAAGAAAAAGGTTGGATGaccagtgaaattttttgtagatggcTAAAGCATTTCGTGAAGTATACGAAAGCATCTAATAACAATAAGGTTCTTTTGCTCCTAGATGGGCACAGTAGCCATAAGAGTCTCGAATCTCTTCAGTTTGCAAAAGAAAATGGGGTAATTGTGTTCTGCTTCCCGGCACATTGTTCACATCACGTTCAACCATTGGACGTAGGATTCTTCCGTCCTCTTCATAcgtattttgatcaagaaattcaattatgGCTTCGTCAAAACCCGGGGAAGGCAGTGACTCAATTCAAAATAGCAGGTCTTCTCAATCAAGCTTATTTGAAGAGTGCTGTACCatcaaatgcaataaattcgtTCCAAAAGACTGGCATTCATCCTTTCAATCCTCATGTCTTCGAGGACTGGCAGTTTGCACCAGCTTTAGCAACGGATAAGCAGATTCCCGAGGCTCAAGGAGATATCATCGAGAACCAAAtggaattagaaattcaaaCCCCATCCACATCTGGGCTTAACATGTCTTCATCGTCAGTTCTCGACATTTCTGTGAAGGAAATTTGTCCTCCCCCTCAAACTGTAGCAATtggtactgataaaaaaaatgcagaagAAGGGGAAAAACTGGTCATTTGA